ACTTGCTCAAAGTCCGAATAGACTTCAAAGACTCCATAGCAGCTAACGGAAATTTCTACAAATACACCCTCATGGAGGAAGTCTCTAAATCCAAAGATTACAGCCTCTGGCTGGACCAAAAATGGCGTTTTGTAACCATCGATAGCGACAACATCGCCATGAATCAAGAGGAAGATATTCCCACCCTACAATTCAACTCTACTGACTATGTCATATCTGGCACCACAGGCTGCAATAACTTTAGCGGCACCTTCAGACCTACCTATATCAATAAAATCAAAATAGGGCCAGTAGTCGCTACACGAAAGATGTGTCCCGATATGGCGCATGATAACGCCATACTTAGCAACTTTCCCGAAGTATCAGAATATAGCATCCATGGTGACACGCTGCGTTTGCGCAACTCCAATGGCAAAAGCCTCATGACCTTGCTCCCGATAAAATAATCTACATAGCACCTCTCCAAAAGCTACTGATCAACGCAAACAGAGGTGATCACATGGTCATAAATAAGTTCACTTACTTCATCAATCCATATCGATCCTCGGCACCTGTTCATTGAAAAAAACAACTCGTTGGTTGTAAAGATTGGAGCAGCGAAAAAAAAGAGCATATTTTTGACCCAAACAGGATAAAAATACCGTAGACAAATCCAATGATTGCAACAAACACAAAGACGAATACCACTCTCCCTTTTTTATTGTTTTTATGTATTACGCTTCTCTGTTCTTGTAGAGACGATGATGCTCTCAGTGGAGGATCAGATTTTGAATTGGAAGACGGCACTCGATTTGAAATGACGCTAGACTCCATTTTCCTCTATGCAGAACAAATTTATTATTGGAACGAAGATTTGCCTAGTTATGAAGAGTTTGATCCGCGCAGCTATGGAACCGAAACAGAAGACTTGAGTAATCTTGAAAATGAAATATTTGCACTGACACAGTATGCAATCAACCCCAACACGGGTCAATCCTATGAATTCGTATCAGACAACGCCTCGTATCCAAAGTATTCTTTTGTAGAAGAATCCTCTACCACTGCCAACCTCGCTGCACTAGCCGTCAACTACCTCAATGGCACAGATGACGACTATGGCTTCAGACTCACCTCTGTAGAGGCTGATGACATACGTGTACGCTATGTGACCACTGGCTCTACTGCCTATCAGGCAGGGCTCAGACGTGGAGACCAATTGCTCCAAATAGATGGCCAGGAAGTACGTGCGGACTCTTACGCCGATATTGAACTTATCAATGGATCCTTCGATGAAAATGCATTTGCTCTCATGGTAAGAAAACCCAATGGAGATTCCTTGAGTGCTACACTATACAAATCCAACTATGCCATCAACCCGGTATTCAAAGACACGGTACTTCAAACCACAACAGGTGCGATGGGCTACTTGGCCTACAACATGTTTTCGTCACTTAGCAATTCTCAGAATGTACTTGACGAGGCTTTTGAAACATTTGCAAATGCCAATGTAAACTCCGTAATCTTGGATCTACGCTACAACGGTGGAGGATACCTCGAGTCGGCCGATTACCTCATCAACAACCTCATCTCCTCAAGCTATGATGGACGCCCCATGTATACAGAACTATACAATGATTTGATGCAATCTGGCCAAGCAACCATCCTCGAAAATCAACTCTTGAAGAACACAGACGGAGAGCTCATCGAGTACAGGGGCCGTTATGCAAACTACAACGACATTGATTATTCCGAGGACAACAACAGTTATGATTTTGACAAAACGGGCCCAATCGAAAGCATCGAAAACGTATATGTAATCATCAGTGCTGCGACAGCATCTGCCAGCGAACTCGTGATCAATGTACTCAAGCCCTATCTCAACGTGACATTGATCGGATCATCTTCCTACGGCAAACCCGTTGGTTTTTTTGGAATAGATGTCGACGAATACACATTCTACATGCCTAACTTCGAAACGCTCAATGCCAACGGAGAAGGAAGCTACTTCGATGGGTTCCAACCAGACTATGAAGTAACAGATGATGTCACTCATGATTTTGGTGACAGTGAAGAATCCTGTATTGCGACGGCTATAGCGCTACAAACGGGATCAAACACTCCTATCGCTCGCCAACACCAGAATTATATTGAACTCAACCACTTGACCCCTAATCACGGATTCAAAGGAATGATCGA
The DNA window shown above is from Reichenbachiella sp. 5M10 and carries:
- a CDS encoding META domain-containing protein, encoding MNGRISSIIMTLVYLCSCTALRNENNESFEYRTDLIWVNSYKIPCASVGKSDCFLTQVSEMNTPSEQWRPFYNDINNFDFTPGYLYLLKVRIDFKDSIAANGNFYKYTLMEEVSKSKDYSLWLDQKWRFVTIDSDNIAMNQEEDIPTLQFNSTDYVISGTTGCNNFSGTFRPTYINKIKIGPVVATRKMCPDMAHDNAILSNFPEVSEYSIHGDTLRLRNSNGKSLMTLLPIK
- a CDS encoding S41 family peptidase → MFLCITLLCSCRDDDALSGGSDFELEDGTRFEMTLDSIFLYAEQIYYWNEDLPSYEEFDPRSYGTETEDLSNLENEIFALTQYAINPNTGQSYEFVSDNASYPKYSFVEESSTTANLAALAVNYLNGTDDDYGFRLTSVEADDIRVRYVTTGSTAYQAGLRRGDQLLQIDGQEVRADSYADIELINGSFDENAFALMVRKPNGDSLSATLYKSNYAINPVFKDTVLQTTTGAMGYLAYNMFSSLSNSQNVLDEAFETFANANVNSVILDLRYNGGGYLESADYLINNLISSSYDGRPMYTELYNDLMQSGQATILENQLLKNTDGELIEYRGRYANYNDIDYSEDNNSYDFDKTGPIESIENVYVIISAATASASELVINVLKPYLNVTLIGSSSYGKPVGFFGIDVDEYTFYMPNFETLNANGEGSYFDGFQPDYEVTDDVTHDFGDSEESCIATAIALQTGSNTPIARQHQNYIELNHLTPNHGFKGMIETRTTLAQ